A region from the Chlamydiales bacterium genome encodes:
- a CDS encoding putative sugar O-methyltransferase, whose product MFNRSLAALVLSSFFTLLSAGESITGADRIYRETCLKAVQDGYVFQNFRSLSDYAHVLEVGAGGDFATHLLQNGSKEVLEKMPAFQRLEEFGNPAVNFYPGIGSFSGTTLRYIAIADQMQKFFSLPENATAVEIGGGFGGQCFILSQLQKFSSYYIYDLPEVTPLVEKMMRSLSVSHVICMPIQANINEEKIDLFISNYAFSECDRQTQLDYFERVIKKADRGYLIYNQIAERVYRLDSLSPAEFINLLRKNGVQARIYSEPVLTDVDNLVIIWDKTR is encoded by the coding sequence ATGTTCAATCGATCACTCGCAGCGCTAGTACTCAGCTCTTTTTTTACACTTCTCTCAGCAGGAGAGAGCATCACAGGTGCAGATAGAATCTATCGGGAGACCTGTCTTAAAGCTGTTCAAGATGGCTACGTCTTTCAAAACTTTCGCTCTCTTTCAGATTATGCGCACGTTTTAGAAGTAGGTGCAGGAGGAGATTTTGCGACACATCTTCTTCAGAATGGTTCGAAAGAAGTTCTGGAAAAGATGCCGGCATTTCAAAGATTAGAAGAGTTCGGAAATCCTGCAGTTAACTTCTATCCAGGAATTGGGAGTTTTTCTGGGACAACTCTGCGCTACATTGCGATTGCAGACCAGATGCAAAAGTTCTTCTCTCTGCCCGAGAATGCAACAGCAGTGGAGATTGGAGGAGGCTTCGGCGGGCAGTGCTTCATCCTCTCTCAGCTCCAAAAGTTCTCGAGCTATTACATCTATGACCTTCCCGAGGTTACACCCCTCGTTGAAAAGATGATGCGCTCCCTCTCAGTTTCTCATGTGATCTGTATGCCAATCCAGGCCAATATCAATGAGGAGAAGATCGATCTTTTCATCAGCAACTACGCCTTTTCCGAGTGCGATCGCCAAACTCAGCTCGACTATTTTGAACGAGTGATCAAAAAGGCAGATCGTGGATATCTCATCTATAACCAGATCGCAGAAAGAGTCTATAGGCTCGACTCCCTCTCTCCCGCAGAGTTTATCAATCTGTTAAGAAAGAATGGCGTCCAGGCAAGAATCTACAGCGAACCTGTGCTTACCGATGTCGACAATCTCGTTATCATCTGGGATAAGACGCGATGA
- a CDS encoding glycosyltransferase family 92 protein: protein MKSLFLSLLLFIFGNSTCFSSTYELSIAAIFRDEGPYLKEWIEYHKMVGVEHFWMYNDSSRDNWEEVLKPYIEEGLVEIINWPIPTPLDFIHYQRMAYRDALGRSSGITTWLALIDIDEFLLPKEEKTVTECLSKHFSHASGVYINWNVFGTGKVYLEEDEPILFKLTACAERWHPRNAVGKSIVKPDRVQYSDVNDIWNIHHYTLLGEDQYLNGDGEPIRHKEIYLDNVDYYVHDLIIDRFVCDRFIRINHYTMRDENFFHEIRLPRNKSFGIEERDIWQHYHEFNKEHDNTIKHFIRTNYPEICETFWKQAPLSGEP, encoded by the coding sequence ATGAAATCACTATTTCTTTCTCTTCTTCTCTTCATTTTCGGAAATTCTACCTGTTTTTCCTCCACGTACGAACTCTCAATTGCTGCAATTTTTCGCGACGAGGGGCCCTATCTAAAAGAGTGGATCGAATACCACAAAATGGTCGGTGTTGAGCACTTCTGGATGTATAACGATTCGAGCAGAGACAACTGGGAAGAGGTACTCAAGCCCTACATTGAAGAGGGGCTTGTCGAAATCATCAACTGGCCGATTCCGACTCCCCTCGACTTTATCCACTATCAGCGCATGGCGTATCGCGATGCACTTGGAAGAAGTAGCGGCATTACAACGTGGCTTGCTCTTATCGATATCGATGAGTTTCTCCTGCCAAAAGAAGAGAAAACCGTAACGGAGTGTCTATCCAAACACTTCTCTCATGCTTCAGGCGTCTACATCAACTGGAACGTCTTCGGGACTGGCAAGGTCTATCTGGAAGAGGATGAGCCTATCCTCTTTAAACTCACTGCATGTGCAGAGAGGTGGCATCCGCGAAATGCTGTGGGAAAGAGCATCGTAAAACCAGACCGCGTCCAGTATTCGGATGTCAATGACATCTGGAATATCCACCACTACACTCTTCTAGGAGAGGATCAATATTTGAATGGAGACGGAGAGCCGATAAGGCATAAAGAGATCTACTTAGATAACGTTGATTATTATGTTCATGACTTAATTATCGATCGCTTTGTTTGTGACAGGTTCATACGCATCAACCACTATACCATGAGAGACGAGAACTTCTTCCACGAGATCCGCCTCCCGAGAAATAAGAGCTTTGGCATCGAAGAGCGCGATATCTGGCAGCATTATCACGAGTTCAATAAAGAGCATGATAACACTATCAAGCACTTTATCCGGACAAACTACCCTGAGATCTGCGAGACGTTCTGGAAACAAGCGCCTCTCTCTGGAGAACCATGA
- a CDS encoding alpha-1,2-fucosyltransferase: protein MKLKLIAAALLCISSFCRAEEEKGFVIANIYGQLGNNLFQVAAASALAWDNGVDPYFPSFRSSSPVYQRVFFRVNRRPPHQNISFEWNEPSYAYTPIPYQPNMRMIGYFQSEKYFAHHRERLLELFAPHPDDLAYMKQKYQWLFEHPNTVGVQLRYYKFEFPTEDLYPQYGRDYLEKAMAVFPKSALFVVSSNNLDFAKKSIPHWVKNVVFIENEPHYIDFYLLSFCKHNIITNSSFGWWSAWLNQNPNKIVICPSLWIKGFPTQDACPKEWFDIEAKYE from the coding sequence ATGAAGCTTAAGCTTATCGCAGCTGCCCTCCTATGCATTTCTAGCTTTTGCAGAGCGGAAGAAGAGAAGGGCTTCGTCATTGCCAATATCTATGGACAACTAGGAAATAACCTCTTCCAAGTGGCCGCTGCAAGCGCCCTCGCATGGGATAATGGAGTTGATCCCTACTTTCCTAGCTTCAGATCCTCCTCTCCTGTCTACCAGCGCGTCTTCTTCAGAGTGAATCGAAGGCCTCCACACCAGAATATCTCTTTTGAATGGAATGAGCCGAGTTATGCCTACACTCCTATCCCCTATCAGCCCAACATGCGGATGATCGGGTATTTTCAGTCGGAAAAGTACTTTGCTCACCACAGGGAGCGCCTCCTGGAGCTCTTTGCTCCTCATCCAGACGATCTTGCTTATATGAAGCAGAAGTACCAGTGGCTCTTTGAGCATCCAAACACTGTGGGCGTGCAGCTCCGCTATTACAAGTTTGAATTTCCTACAGAAGATCTCTATCCCCAGTATGGGAGAGACTACTTGGAAAAGGCGATGGCCGTATTTCCTAAATCCGCACTATTTGTGGTGAGCAGCAATAACTTGGATTTCGCAAAGAAGAGCATCCCTCACTGGGTGAAAAATGTGGTTTTTATTGAAAATGAGCCACACTACATCGACTTCTATCTCTTGAGCTTTTGTAAACATAATATCATCACCAACTCGAGCTTTGGCTGGTGGAGCGCCTGGCTAAATCAGAACCCGAACAAGATCGTCATATGCCCCAGCCTCTGGATTAAGGGTTTTCCAACACAAGATGCGTGTCCCAAAGAGTGGTTCGACATCGAAGCGAAATATGAGTAG
- a CDS encoding glycosyltransferase, with amino-acid sequence MFKRLCVVLLLLIAGLDAKQKICLNMIVKDESKVITRCLDSVKPLIDYWVIVDTGSTDGTQEIIRKHMKGIPGELHERPWKNFGESRSEAYDLARGKGDYILFMDADDTLEYKRGFKFPELKHEIYDMWRGSKEFSYLKPQLVKGDLPWKWVGVTHEYLGGDFPHVTDVLKDIRYVSGDGGARSSDPKKFLKNVQLLEDGLKKEPWNSRYAFYLAESYRDAGEKGKALECYQKRVNMGGWEEEIFWSKLQIAHLMRDIGLSPHLAIEAYKQAHAYRPHRMEPIYYLVQLYCDQGDYKSAYEYLRLCDFIPRPEQRDALFNENWIEDYGLLFQKSICSYYVGNYQESIDLCDKLLKISNLPAELRKQAKANRVFPVEKLREKKTAKAE; translated from the coding sequence ATGTTCAAAAGACTATGTGTAGTTTTATTGCTTCTCATCGCTGGGTTGGATGCAAAGCAGAAGATCTGCCTAAACATGATCGTCAAAGATGAGAGCAAGGTGATTACCCGCTGCCTAGACTCGGTAAAGCCTCTGATCGACTACTGGGTGATTGTAGACACTGGGTCGACGGATGGGACGCAAGAGATCATTCGAAAGCATATGAAGGGCATTCCTGGAGAGCTTCACGAGAGGCCATGGAAGAACTTTGGAGAGAGTCGCAGCGAGGCCTACGATCTGGCAAGAGGGAAGGGGGACTACATCCTGTTCATGGATGCAGATGACACTCTGGAGTATAAAAGAGGATTCAAGTTTCCAGAACTTAAGCACGAAATCTATGACATGTGGAGGGGATCCAAAGAGTTCTCCTATTTAAAGCCTCAACTTGTGAAGGGGGATCTGCCCTGGAAATGGGTTGGAGTTACCCACGAGTATCTGGGCGGAGATTTTCCTCACGTAACTGACGTTCTGAAAGATATCAGATACGTTTCGGGAGATGGAGGAGCACGCTCCAGTGATCCTAAGAAATTTCTCAAGAACGTGCAGCTCCTAGAAGATGGCCTGAAAAAGGAGCCATGGAATAGCCGCTATGCTTTCTATTTGGCAGAGAGCTATAGAGACGCTGGAGAGAAGGGGAAGGCTCTTGAATGCTACCAGAAGAGAGTAAACATGGGAGGTTGGGAAGAGGAGATCTTCTGGTCAAAGCTTCAGATCGCGCACTTGATGAGAGACATCGGCCTTTCACCCCACCTTGCCATTGAGGCTTATAAACAGGCGCACGCCTATCGTCCGCACCGGATGGAGCCGATCTACTATCTCGTTCAGCTCTATTGCGATCAGGGCGACTATAAATCTGCATATGAGTATCTCAGGCTCTGTGATTTCATCCCAAGGCCAGAGCAGCGCGACGCTCTCTTCAATGAGAATTGGATCGAGGATTACGGCCTTCTCTTTCAGAAGTCGATCTGCTCATATTATGTTGGCAACTATCAAGAGTCGATAGACCTCTGCGACAAGCTTCTGAAGATATCAAACCTGCCCGCCGAGCTGCGCAAGCAGGCTAAAGCAAACCGCGTCTTTCCCGTTGAGAAGCTCCGCGAAAAGAAGACAGCCAAAGCAGAGTAA
- a CDS encoding autotransporter domain-containing protein, with protein MNRRSLTLSIATLALLGVYFPTEAAQINWKSLPVNGVLDSSSNWATGVVPGASDQVVFSTSSITNPTTTLNLPVGEFHFTSSAPSYQFSLVGAHASLRFSQAGVTSDPGAVLQRFTVPSGGQIFFSNSASADSSAAGIVDYVIQSGDIQFTDASHAGKATFDLSNSGVVSFHGTASAGEARFNSVNAGQIIFGDSSSAGSSEINVTTSSGSQNNFIQFLENSTAGDATLTLSGNNCLVQFLQSASGGSSSINLNSNASLQILQNNRFGSINSDATSSIQFAHRTLQTGSDNSDATLAGVLNGGNLTKVGTGVLNITGNNPSFEGTVTINDGTLALAGNLGGATGGSFVVNSTGRLRIDQNSTLGSLASDATGSVDFQNFNLQVGGSGSSTTVAGPFVGPGNLTVVGGGRLNVTGNNPTFSGEVTVDGGKLALNGALGGNFSVKSGGVLSGTGAAHGPVVNRGVVSPGNSIGTLSVGSYDAAAGSITMIEVGETTASKVAATNALGTGIVTIENGAELSLIFEQGVIYHPDTVYPIITATNGFTDATHFSTVTGLLPGYITEVNYLPNEVQLALARFHFAEMDPMGDAPEITAVLDELNLPFGSDLSSVIGALQVLNGVDLREALDQMRPALLNALALSQENNNTRVTQAISSRMQELYLTKCTRTCDPVKRVSFWGDLFGDFAKQQAIQKQVGFNANTAGLVTGVDYGCLNNFFVGASAAYTYTDIDWKASRGNGSISSYYADLYTAWFNSFAYANASLLGGFSHYEAFRKIDFSNFHRKAKNNHNGVEYDAHIEGGFLFGFKGIEFRPFDSLDYIYVHERGFSENGASGFNLKLKSKTSNMVRNELGLGIARCFAYQKWSLIPDLKLSWIREVRFKGKHYSVKFKDAGDSFTVSGMKPNRSLFSPALGLSGLFLDKRLIANLRYDAEIQEDYWDQNVNAQLSYAF; from the coding sequence ATGAACAGAAGATCGCTGACACTTAGCATTGCGACGCTTGCACTGCTCGGTGTGTATTTCCCCACTGAAGCTGCCCAAATCAACTGGAAATCGCTACCTGTAAACGGAGTATTAGATAGCAGCAGCAACTGGGCTACAGGAGTTGTTCCAGGAGCATCGGATCAGGTTGTCTTTTCAACCTCATCGATTACAAATCCGACAACAACACTCAATCTCCCCGTTGGAGAGTTTCACTTTACAAGCAGCGCGCCATCTTACCAGTTCTCTCTGGTGGGAGCGCACGCGTCGCTACGCTTTTCTCAAGCTGGGGTGACTTCAGATCCCGGAGCTGTCCTTCAAAGATTTACCGTTCCTAGTGGGGGGCAGATCTTTTTTAGCAATAGCGCCTCTGCAGACTCTTCTGCAGCCGGGATTGTAGACTACGTGATTCAGAGCGGGGATATTCAATTCACAGATGCGAGCCATGCTGGCAAAGCCACTTTTGATTTGAGCAATTCGGGAGTCGTGAGCTTTCATGGAACTGCGTCTGCAGGAGAGGCGCGTTTTAACAGCGTAAATGCCGGGCAGATCATCTTCGGAGATAGCTCCTCTGCGGGGAGCTCCGAGATCAATGTCACGACAAGTTCGGGTTCTCAGAATAACTTCATCCAATTTCTTGAAAATTCAACTGCCGGTGATGCGACGCTGACTCTAAGCGGGAATAACTGTCTGGTCCAGTTTCTTCAATCGGCATCTGGAGGCAGCTCCTCTATTAATCTCAATTCAAATGCTAGCTTGCAGATTCTGCAAAACAATAGATTTGGTTCGATTAACTCAGATGCTACGAGCAGCATTCAGTTTGCGCACCGCACGCTCCAAACAGGGAGCGATAACAGCGATGCGACGCTAGCGGGGGTTCTCAATGGCGGGAATTTAACAAAGGTGGGGACAGGAGTCCTGAATATCACAGGAAATAACCCCTCTTTCGAAGGAACCGTTACTATCAACGACGGAACGCTTGCGCTTGCTGGAAATCTCGGAGGCGCAACAGGCGGCAGTTTTGTTGTGAACTCCACTGGAAGACTCCGCATCGATCAGAATAGTACACTCGGATCACTTGCAAGTGATGCCACTGGCAGCGTTGACTTTCAGAATTTTAATCTCCAAGTAGGAGGCAGTGGAAGCAGCACGACGGTTGCTGGGCCCTTTGTTGGACCCGGAAATCTAACGGTAGTCGGCGGCGGTCGATTGAATGTCACCGGAAATAATCCAACATTTTCTGGAGAGGTTACAGTCGATGGAGGAAAGCTTGCTCTGAATGGAGCGCTTGGCGGCAATTTTTCCGTGAAGAGTGGCGGCGTTCTATCAGGCACGGGCGCAGCTCATGGGCCGGTTGTAAACCGAGGAGTCGTCTCACCAGGGAATTCGATTGGAACGCTCTCTGTGGGCTCCTATGACGCAGCAGCAGGATCCATAACAATGATAGAGGTTGGGGAGACAACTGCTTCTAAAGTTGCAGCGACAAACGCACTGGGTACAGGGATAGTGACGATTGAAAATGGAGCTGAACTATCTCTTATTTTTGAACAGGGAGTGATCTACCATCCAGATACGGTCTACCCAATCATCACCGCGACAAATGGATTCACCGACGCAACCCATTTTTCGACAGTAACGGGACTTCTTCCAGGTTATATTACCGAGGTGAACTACCTGCCGAACGAGGTGCAGCTCGCACTCGCTCGCTTTCATTTTGCGGAGATGGATCCTATGGGGGATGCTCCAGAGATTACCGCTGTTCTCGATGAGTTAAATCTTCCTTTTGGTTCCGATCTCTCCAGCGTGATCGGCGCTCTTCAAGTTTTAAATGGTGTAGATCTCAGAGAGGCTCTCGATCAGATGCGCCCCGCGCTTCTGAATGCGCTTGCGCTCTCTCAAGAGAATAACAACACACGTGTGACGCAAGCCATTTCGAGCAGGATGCAAGAGCTCTATCTCACCAAGTGCACACGGACATGCGACCCAGTAAAACGAGTTAGCTTCTGGGGCGATCTGTTTGGCGATTTCGCCAAGCAGCAGGCGATTCAGAAACAGGTGGGCTTTAACGCAAACACTGCTGGACTAGTCACAGGAGTCGACTATGGCTGCTTGAATAACTTCTTTGTGGGTGCAAGCGCAGCGTACACCTACACGGATATCGACTGGAAAGCGTCGCGAGGTAACGGAAGCATCAGCAGCTACTATGCCGATCTCTATACAGCCTGGTTTAATAGTTTTGCCTATGCCAATGCTTCTCTTCTCGGCGGCTTTAGCCACTATGAGGCTTTCAGAAAAATTGACTTTTCAAACTTTCATCGCAAAGCAAAGAACAATCATAATGGCGTCGAGTATGATGCGCATATCGAGGGGGGCTTTCTCTTTGGCTTTAAAGGGATAGAATTCAGACCCTTTGACTCTCTAGACTACATCTATGTACACGAGAGGGGCTTCTCGGAAAACGGAGCTTCAGGCTTTAATCTCAAGCTTAAGTCGAAAACCTCGAATATGGTGAGGAACGAGCTGGGGCTTGGTATTGCAAGATGCTTCGCCTATCAGAAGTGGAGCCTGATTCCAGATCTTAAGCTTAGCTGGATAAGAGAAGTTCGCTTCAAAGGCAAGCACTACAGTGTGAAGTTCAAAGATGCAGGCGACTCATTTACCGTGTCGGGAATGAAGCCCAACCGCTCTCTCTTTAGCCCAGCGCTTGGACTCTCTGGGCTCTTCTTGGATAAGCGGCTTATCGCCAATCTGCGATACGACGCTGAAATCCAGGAAGACTACTGGGATCAGAACGTCAACGCCCAGCTCTCCTACGCCTTCTAA
- a CDS encoding autotransporter outer membrane beta-barrel domain-containing protein: MKNGIFRSTTLSLGTLIFLGTNLSVEALLAPRVSGGNAEVVARTLDEINPAAGTDLGNIVGILNGLSNAGLKVALNQMQPSLFNAMALSQENNSIRVSSAVDKRMEKLYLTDCTRDCSPNKRIAFWGDLFGDLAKQESIQSQTGFHTSTGGGLVGMDYGCLSNFFVGANLAYTCSDVDFRSSAGSGHISSYYGGIYSTWFNELAYADASFIGAYNHYRASRKIEFTGVDRRAKNQHNGGEFDARIEAGIFFPLKGLDLRPFDTLEYIYVHEGSFSEKGARSLNLDVKAKTSTLLRNELGLGAATCFTFNRWSLAPDVKLSWIREVRFGGGRTRAEFDDTDVSFGVNGMKPIRSLLGTGAGLTGLFLQERLAATVRYNGEFQEHYWDQNINLQVSFAF, from the coding sequence ATGAAAAATGGGATATTTAGATCGACAACGTTAAGCCTTGGAACACTGATTTTCTTGGGAACCAATCTCTCTGTTGAGGCGCTGCTGGCTCCTCGCGTCTCTGGCGGAAACGCGGAAGTGGTGGCAAGAACTTTAGATGAGATTAATCCCGCAGCCGGAACCGATCTAGGAAATATCGTGGGGATATTAAATGGGCTGAGCAATGCCGGGCTAAAAGTTGCGCTAAATCAGATGCAGCCCTCTCTTTTCAACGCGATGGCACTTTCACAAGAGAATAACAGCATTCGCGTCTCTTCAGCGGTAGACAAGCGGATGGAGAAGCTCTACCTCACAGACTGCACGCGTGATTGCAGTCCCAATAAAAGGATCGCTTTTTGGGGAGATCTCTTTGGAGATCTGGCTAAACAAGAGAGCATTCAGAGTCAGACTGGATTCCATACAAGCACAGGCGGAGGCCTTGTGGGGATGGACTACGGCTGCCTGAGCAATTTTTTTGTAGGCGCAAACCTGGCCTACACATGTAGCGATGTAGATTTCAGAAGCTCTGCAGGAAGCGGACACATCAGTAGCTATTACGGTGGTATCTACTCAACCTGGTTTAACGAGCTCGCCTACGCTGACGCCTCATTTATCGGGGCATACAACCACTATAGAGCTTCGCGCAAAATTGAGTTCACAGGGGTAGATCGAAGGGCAAAAAACCAGCACAATGGGGGAGAGTTCGATGCTCGCATAGAGGCTGGAATCTTCTTTCCGTTAAAGGGGTTAGATCTCCGACCCTTCGATACACTTGAATATATCTACGTCCACGAGGGGAGCTTCTCCGAAAAAGGAGCTCGGAGTTTAAATCTCGATGTAAAGGCAAAGACATCAACACTACTGCGCAATGAATTAGGTCTTGGAGCCGCAACGTGCTTTACCTTTAACAGATGGAGCCTAGCTCCTGACGTGAAGCTCAGCTGGATTCGCGAGGTGCGTTTTGGTGGTGGCCGCACAAGAGCAGAATTCGATGATACAGATGTCTCATTCGGAGTAAATGGGATGAAACCCATTCGAAGCCTACTGGGCACAGGAGCAGGTCTCACAGGCCTGTTTTTGCAAGAGAGACTCGCAGCTACCGTTCGTTACAACGGTGAGTTTCAAGAGCACTATTGGGACCAGAATATCAATCTGCAGGTCTCTTTCGCGTTTTAA
- a CDS encoding DNA alkylation repair protein, with protein sequence MSKLISELERAFAAAADPQSAKKQSAYLRNLFPFWGIPKPQRALIEKKIFAEIKMRDSEELERTLALLWQRDEREFQYTAIALGKRYKKFWSLKTLDLVEKMIREKSWWDTVDDLAANLVGPLVKAHLELALRMDAWIEDPYLWIRRTALIFQLRWKKETDTTRLFGYCKKTMHEKEFFMRKAIGWALREYSKTEPKQVSIFIKESSTLLSPLSIREGSKYLSC encoded by the coding sequence ATGTCTAAATTAATTTCTGAGCTAGAGAGAGCCTTTGCAGCAGCTGCAGATCCCCAGAGCGCTAAAAAACAGTCCGCCTATCTTCGCAACTTATTCCCTTTTTGGGGAATTCCAAAACCGCAGCGCGCGCTAATCGAGAAGAAGATTTTTGCAGAGATCAAAATGAGAGATTCGGAAGAGCTTGAGCGCACTCTTGCGCTTCTCTGGCAACGAGATGAGAGGGAGTTTCAGTATACGGCGATAGCACTTGGAAAGCGGTATAAAAAATTCTGGAGCCTCAAGACGCTTGATCTCGTTGAAAAGATGATTCGAGAAAAGTCCTGGTGGGACACTGTTGATGATCTCGCCGCGAATCTAGTGGGGCCTCTTGTAAAGGCGCATCTTGAGCTCGCTTTGCGGATGGACGCTTGGATAGAAGATCCCTATCTCTGGATTCGACGCACAGCTCTAATTTTTCAGTTAAGATGGAAGAAGGAGACCGACACCACGCGGCTCTTTGGCTACTGCAAAAAGACAATGCATGAGAAGGAGTTCTTCATGAGAAAGGCGATCGGATGGGCTCTTCGCGAGTATTCCAAGACGGAGCCCAAACAGGTCTCAATATTTATCAAAGAATCTAGCACGCTCCTCAGTCCTCTCAGCATCCGCGAAGGCTCTAAGTATCTATCCTGTTAG
- a CDS encoding VOC family protein, translating to MSFSHMIFYVKEVQSTIDFYARAFGIKTRFLHESGAYAELETGATSIAFAAEELAESNLPEGCLKHDPKKRPFACEITFTADNVEKAYEKAVKAGAAPLAPPKEKPWGQTVGYVRDPNGILIEIASKLH from the coding sequence ATTAGTTTTTCTCACATGATATTCTACGTGAAAGAGGTGCAGAGCACCATCGATTTTTATGCGCGCGCATTTGGCATTAAAACGAGATTTCTTCATGAGAGCGGCGCCTATGCCGAGCTCGAGACGGGCGCGACATCAATCGCCTTTGCAGCGGAAGAGCTTGCAGAGAGCAACCTTCCAGAAGGGTGCCTTAAACACGACCCTAAAAAACGACCATTTGCATGCGAAATTACCTTCACTGCAGATAACGTTGAAAAAGCATATGAGAAGGCTGTGAAGGCAGGTGCTGCGCCGCTTGCCCCTCCAAAAGAGAAGCCCTGGGGACAGACAGTCGGCTACGTCCGCGATCCGAATGGGATTCTCATCGAGATCGCCAGTAAGCTACACTAG